A region of Streptomyces sp. NBC_01750 DNA encodes the following proteins:
- a CDS encoding MIP/aquaporin family protein, producing MEENSYSQKLVAEMLGTAVLVFIGVGSVPATLIVGGDAPFTMAQLGMISLAFATAVIAMVYAIGHISGCQINPAITLALAATKKMPWRDVPGYIAAQVAGAVLGALAIVGVLGKKAVDVGLGIAAYGTGVGAGQAFFAEAIGTFILAFIVFGAIDRRAAGGFAGLAIGLGVFAIIIPVAPATAASINPARTLGPMITGELFNGTVHWDQLPVYLAAEVIGALAAGVLYTALNAHRKAAAVNGAESQAAQPATAEGALS from the coding sequence ATGGAAGAAAACTCTTACTCACAGAAGCTTGTGGCCGAGATGCTGGGCACCGCGGTGCTGGTGTTCATCGGTGTCGGTTCGGTCCCCGCGACGCTCATCGTCGGCGGCGACGCCCCGTTCACCATGGCGCAGCTGGGAATGATCTCGCTGGCCTTCGCCACCGCGGTCATCGCGATGGTCTATGCGATCGGCCATATCTCCGGCTGCCAGATCAACCCGGCCATCACCCTGGCCCTGGCGGCCACGAAGAAGATGCCCTGGCGGGACGTCCCCGGCTACATCGCGGCCCAGGTGGCCGGTGCGGTGCTGGGGGCGCTCGCGATCGTGGGGGTGCTGGGGAAGAAGGCGGTCGATGTCGGCCTCGGTATCGCCGCCTACGGCACCGGTGTCGGCGCGGGGCAGGCCTTCTTCGCCGAAGCCATCGGCACGTTCATCCTCGCGTTCATCGTCTTCGGGGCCATCGACCGGCGCGCGGCCGGCGGCTTCGCGGGCCTGGCCATCGGCCTCGGCGTGTTCGCGATCATCATTCCGGTGGCGCCCGCCACCGCGGCGTCCATCAACCCGGCCAGGACGCTCGGCCCGATGATCACCGGCGAGCTCTTCAACGGCACGGTCCACTGGGACCAGCTGCCCGTCTACCTGGCCGCCGAGGTGATCGGCGCCCTCGCCGCCGGCGTCCTCTACACCGCCCTCAACGCCCACCGCAAGGCCGCCGCTGTAAATGGGGCTGAGAGCCAGGCCGCCCAGCCCGCCACTGCCGAAGGAGCCCTGTCGTGA
- the dhaK gene encoding dihydroxyacetone kinase subunit DhaK → MKKLINAPEAVLDEALAGIAAAHPELKVDAENKVITRAGGTRPDKVALISGGGSGHEPLHGGFVGLGMLDAACPGEVFTSPVPGQMLAAAQAVNGGSGVLFIVKNYTGDVLNFQMAAELAAEEGITVETVLVDDDVAVQDSTWTAGRRGTGATVFVEKIAGALAEQGADLAAVAEMAKRVNAASRSFAVALTACTTPASGKPGFDLPEDEMEVGVGIHGEPGRRREKLRSAKEIVATALDAILADQPLAAGEETIVMVNGLGGTPLIELYVVFNEVAAALADKGVVIARNLVGNYVTSLDMAGVSITVCKADADMLSLWDAPVNTPAVRWGA, encoded by the coding sequence GTGAAGAAGCTCATCAACGCTCCCGAGGCGGTGCTGGATGAGGCCCTGGCCGGCATCGCCGCCGCTCACCCGGAGCTGAAGGTCGACGCGGAGAACAAGGTGATCACCCGCGCGGGCGGCACCAGACCGGACAAGGTCGCACTCATCTCCGGCGGCGGTTCCGGGCACGAGCCGCTGCACGGCGGCTTCGTGGGACTCGGCATGCTGGACGCCGCCTGTCCTGGGGAGGTGTTCACCTCGCCCGTGCCCGGCCAGATGCTTGCCGCGGCCCAGGCCGTCAACGGCGGCTCCGGCGTGCTGTTCATCGTGAAGAACTACACCGGTGACGTCCTCAACTTCCAGATGGCCGCCGAACTGGCCGCCGAGGAAGGCATCACGGTGGAGACCGTGCTGGTCGACGACGACGTCGCCGTCCAGGACTCCACCTGGACCGCCGGGCGCCGGGGCACCGGCGCCACCGTCTTCGTCGAGAAGATCGCCGGCGCTCTCGCCGAGCAGGGCGCCGACCTCGCCGCCGTCGCCGAGATGGCCAAGCGGGTCAACGCCGCCTCCCGGTCCTTCGCCGTGGCACTGACCGCCTGTACCACCCCGGCCTCCGGCAAGCCGGGCTTCGACCTGCCCGAGGACGAGATGGAGGTCGGCGTCGGCATCCATGGCGAGCCCGGCCGCCGCAGGGAGAAGCTCCGCTCCGCCAAGGAGATCGTGGCCACCGCCCTGGACGCCATCCTCGCCGACCAGCCGCTCGCCGCCGGCGAGGAGACCATCGTCATGGTCAACGGGCTGGGCGGCACCCCGCTCATCGAGTTGTATGTGGTCTTCAACGAGGTCGCGGCCGCCCTGGCGGACAAGGGCGTGGTCATCGCCCGCAATCTTGTTGGGAACTATGTGACCAGCCTGGATATGGCCGGTGTTTCCATCACCGTGTGCAAGGCCGACGCCGACATGCTGTCCCTGTGGGACGCACCTGTGAACACCCCAGCCGTGCGCTGGGGCGCCTGA
- the dhaL gene encoding dihydroxyacetone kinase subunit DhaL, which translates to MNGDSVDTDLARTWVRAIAAAVDKHKDHLTQLDSAIGDADHGVNMKRGFSAVTTALADYEPDTVGAVLVKTGTTLISSVGGASGPLYGGAFRAMGKALDAPTADTQQFATALAAGLESVQKLGAAAPGDKTMIDAYAPALAAFQQHAGAGADFAAAAGAAADAAEEGMRATTPMQARKGRASYLGARSIGHQDPGATSTALIFRALAETVVAR; encoded by the coding sequence ATGAACGGAGATTCCGTGGACACCGACCTCGCCCGCACGTGGGTGCGGGCCATCGCCGCCGCCGTCGACAAGCACAAGGACCACCTCACCCAGCTCGACTCGGCCATCGGCGACGCCGACCACGGCGTCAACATGAAACGCGGCTTCTCCGCCGTCACCACGGCCCTGGCCGACTACGAGCCGGACACCGTCGGGGCCGTGCTGGTCAAGACGGGCACCACACTCATCTCCAGCGTCGGGGGTGCCTCCGGCCCGCTCTACGGCGGCGCGTTCCGCGCCATGGGCAAGGCCCTTGACGCACCCACCGCCGACACGCAGCAGTTCGCCACCGCACTCGCCGCCGGCCTGGAGAGTGTCCAGAAGCTCGGCGCGGCCGCACCCGGCGACAAGACCATGATCGACGCCTACGCTCCCGCACTGGCAGCCTTCCAGCAGCACGCGGGCGCCGGAGCCGACTTCGCCGCCGCGGCCGGGGCCGCCGCCGACGCTGCCGAAGAGGGTATGCGCGCGACCACTCCCATGCAGGCGCGCAAGGGCCGGGCCTCCTATCTCGGTGCCCGCAGCATCGGCCACCAGGACCCAGGGGCCACCTCCACCGCCCTGATCTTCCGCGCACTCGCCGAGACGGTGGTGGCCCGATGA